aggataaaaataatgacgtaaactgcaAAAACTAATTCAATCGATCAAattacaaaaaagttataagcatttaaatatttctgattagacagagatagcgatatagtatttttatgtcacaccttactaatgccatagtagcgtcgtgcggtttcatacaatttttcgttttgcgagaaagggatagaagacactcccactccaaaattaaaatgcctgtaactttgtaaatctttggtggattttaatatttttttcagcgtacatgattatttttatcctagtttataataaagtaataatatttatcaaattcaaaagcaggaaaatacccaattaatgaAGAATgaggtataatataatgaaatcATACCTAGACACTGTGGATGCACTTGGATTATTTATTgtcttttacaaaatttttgaaTTACTTAATCTTAAGTTTTGATTAGTAAATAAAGCTTCCTACAAGTTTAACTGATTATAGGCTAGGAGATCAATAAATTATTGGTTATCAGAATTCAGAGTATGCAACTGCAGTTAGTGAGAAAATAATATGTCACAATGACTTGCATGATGcgatatcaaataaaaatataacatgttCAATTTGTGCCAATGAAACCAATCATTTCAGCTGTGATGTCTGATTGGGGCATGACGTAAAGAAATACTTAACGTTATTGAATGACAGAGCTAACTTTTATTTGTTCCATTGTATCCACtacatatatttttgtaaaagatATACTTCAAACTAAATTTATACTAGCACATCCGACTGATAGTAAATGTGACCTAATAACTACAGGTCAGAAGACAGACATTGTAGGCTTTGCCGAAAAGGGAAATCATTGATTATGAATATcattaaataaatctttaatgacctccctggtgcagttaGCACTGTGGTCTTTTAAGTCTGGGACACTCTGGGAGGTACTGGGTTTTATTCCTGGCAGGAGCAAAtaactaatttataatttctagggctgccaagcaatttagtGTTCTGGTAGAATGCATTGTAGAACACTCAGCATCACATTATTGTGTCCCCTTATGGgtaggtatggatttaataaaaccaTAAGTActgtatgcggccgaaagtaatgtacatcagcctttagaatgacatttcagctttgtagagcgttgtctctgtcactcatacctataaattatgacgttttatcggtctcaacaacagggacaacactctacaaaatctgctatctctttgtgaaggttgatgtacattactttcggccgcgtactgtagtcctTGCAAGTTAGTCCACTTAGTCATGAAAAAGTTTCATTACATTACAAGAAACTTGCTTAGTGTAAAGGTCTAGATTACTTACCAATGCATCTCTGATAAGTTTCCTGCCTACTTCTTCAGCTGAATGTAGACCTCCAGACCCAGAGATCAGTTTTGTCTCTTTTGGTTTTGTCAACTCCTCATTTTTAAAACCAGGTGTGTCAGTGTCTGGTGGGAAGGCCAGTGTCAGTCTCACATTAGTTCCAACTAACTCCATGAAAATTGATTCTGCTAAACCCCGTACTGCCCATTTAGCTGCTCCATATGCACTGTAACCGTAAATACCTGAAACCGAAGGatagataagtaagtatttagatcttttttttaaacattgaaTTTGAactaatttcttttttttaactagatgattgcCCACTGCTTGACCTGGGTgggtttgatttttttaaaattctgtgggaTTTTCTAGACTCTACATGCATCCCCAGGATGCTGGCTAtttttgtactaaatttcgtcaaaatcggttaaatagatGGGCTGCGAAAGctagttaacagacagacaatcacactttcacatttacaatattagtatagaaggaATGAAGAATTTctctacaagtaggtacttttatgatTCAGATGACAAATATGGTTTTGAGATAAAACTGACAACCTGTTAAGTATCAGTAGCcacccttttctttttaaataaataatatataaatggagATTTTAATTTCTTTGTACAGGTTTGAATTTTGTCAATAAACTTGACAGAAAATGATTGCTTAATTTGTGCATGGCTTTCACGCTTAGTATACGAAATTGAGCAATAAAGGTAGTTGCATCTTTATACTTAAATATGTATACAAATTTAAGCAAAgctatttttcaaataaatatatttcttaCCCAACATAGCGGCTTCTGTAGAAACGAACACAATCAAACCCTCATCGCGCTCCTTCATCTTTGGCAAGACGTATCTTGTGGGATATGCGGTGCCGAAATAGTTCAGATCTATCATTTGCTTTATATCCTCCACTTTCATTTTATCAAACTGCCCGCATATGCACATACcagcacaatttattaacataaatatTGGGCCAACATCAACTTCTATTTTGGAGAAGCTTTTCTCTATAGAACTGTAATCAGCAGTCACATCCAAAGAGGCGTACTGTATTTTCTGACCGCTATAGGGCTTACAGTGAGCACTAATATCGCTTACGGCCAAAATAAGTTTTTGGAGGTCGCGACCAATTATCGTAACGTGCGCTCCTAATTTTGCCGCTTCAGAAGCTATCGCCTTACCGATGCCGCTCGATCCACCGGTGATAACAACGTGCTTGTTTTTAAGGTCCCTATAAACAGTCTTCTTCTCCAAACAACGGTGCAAAATCATTAATAATATGCACACTACTAACGCTAACcccaaaataatataaaggaaCATTTTTATCTACAATTAGACTTTGTACTTTCGTAACTCACgcgttaaattataataatttgtttattaattttccACTTGTTTAAATATGCCCGCAGCcggcaaaaaatttaaaatgacaATGACATTGGACtttgtcgttgtcttgtcgaATGTCGACGTCTGTACCACAGATCACTATACATATACTAGGCACCCTAGGTCTGTACGGGAATCTCGGACATAATATTTTGGGTGTAAGCAATGCACCAACTACATTCTCGGTAAGTAAAGTGCAACGCGATCGAGTTGCGAGAATAGTTTAAAACcttttaaactatttttgaaTCTTAAAATCTCGATATAAAGAATGACATATAAtacacatatattataatagttaaatataaaaggaaaagctgactgactaaatgATCCATGAAGGATCTCTCTACGTTTTCTTGGATAGCAGTTAGCAACACTGATTATGGAATCGTCAATCTCAAATTGTCAATGGTCAAATTGTCAACTTGTCAACACAGACTTGTCAACAAATGGAGGATCGCCGATATTGATCATTcgttttgcaaaattattacaaaaataataaacttagATTTATCAAAACAAATTTATGGCATTGAGCTGGTATTATACTGAGCCTTATTCGTGTTTGTAATTATTAGTGGTAATAGTTAgttaattaagtttaaattAGGTCCGAACAAACAATAATGAATTTGGAGACCAATAGATTGAACACCTTTACAAACTGGCCTGCTTCGGCACCTGTGGATTCTATAAGATTAGCGAAAGCGGGGTTTTTCTACACAGGCCAGGGTACTGAGGTGGAGTGTTTTAGTTGTGGGGGTAAAATATCGGAGTGGAACTACGGCGATCAGGTTATGTGGCGACATAGGACATTGGATGCAACTTGTGCATTTGTCATGAACCCGACGCTTTCTGGTAATGTTCCTCTAGTGTTAGGCCGAGAGTGTACCGTTCAATCTGGACAGAGGGCCACAACTGAGGTGCAACAGGAGTCAGTCACACAGGATTATGGTCTCAATGAAGAGGATGATATGTACAAGAGCGATGCCCTGCGGTTATTGTCGTTCGTCAATTGGGATGTAAGTAAATTGATAAAGCAGCAAACTCACTTTATGAGGCTTAACCATCATAttgtgtaaataatttattaaattatttatatgcagattatattttatgtagtatgtaataatatttaagaagtttgaaactaagtaagtacttaaaaatgaatatttttcattctagtGATAGCACCCTGTAGAGAATAAGTCTTCAATAAATGCTTCCGGTTTTCTATTTAGTAGCACCATCTCACAATGTTTCCTTTCATAACAGTTGACATTTAGCATAAAGTAAAcaacttaacataatatttgaCCTTACATGCAACACTAATTTTATTTGAAGACCTTGTATTTGTTTACAAGTTTGAATTTATTGTTggttattgttatttataatgCTCCTTGTTCTATAATTTTAGCTAGGaatataatgtaggtaagtgttattcaaataaattgttATGTCTTGAGTCCGTGATTGATGAATGAGCTGAGATCAAACACACAAAAGTTCATTGCAAATCTTTAATCATGCTACATGCAAGTTGAGCGCCAGGAGGGTTTTCGTTGGAGGTGGTAATCAGGTGCCCTTCCACACCAAGGAAGCTAGCCTCAGACGATCTCAGGGTTGttcttacaattttattaggTCCCGTAGTAGAAGGGCGTGGCGTTAGGCTATTAACAAATAAGAAAAACTATAATTGTAGTATGCCACGTACAAATCACAGTACCTACACAACCCGCGGTGCCGTGAAGACATAATATTTACTATAAGCCTAGCACTCACCCCTTCTGCTTGCACACGATATAATTTCCAAAATCACTGTACTAAAAAtctagtaagtagatatttacATCATTCATGCATTCTGAAAATCACCTATGCAGGTAGCTGGTACCTGCATTACACCACTACAACCGTTCACACACAAGGTCGATTCGAAAGTGTTCTTATTTCCGATAATACGTCACACTAATTcgctaacttaaaaaaaataaataaaaatgtattatcaCACTAATATGCCCGGGTGGGATTCGAACCTGTGAGCTCCAACCTACACTGCGGCAAGAAAGCGGCTATACTCCCGCTGCGCTGCGACCAGTTACTGTAAgactaataaaatctttaaggcTTACTGCAATCTCATATCAAATATCCCCGCCCTCACAAAAAAATGtaactacattttttttaaccgacttcatttaTGATATCTCAGTATACTTTCAAGTCCTTAGCGTGCCAAGTACCGATGTCCTTACCAAAAGCGTTGTTCAAACGGTAAACGTTTTCTGAAATTTTCTTTGTAATTACCGCCTTTTCAAACTTAGGTGCCAGTTTTGACATGAATTTTTGTGTAGCTTTAGATAAGTATTTGGTTCGTTTCCAAACAATGTCACCTTCTTTAAAATTGGCTGATCTATGtttttcattataaaatttCTTACTACGATCATGCGACATCCTCAACTTTTTCTCAACTtctttgtaaattttatttctcATTTCTATCTGATTAAGGAATAGCTGTTGATCTCTGATCGGTAATATGTCTCTAATGTCCTTTATATTCTCCAAATGGTTTATGGGTGCAACACTCGTTTCCCTACCAAAAAA
The Maniola hyperantus chromosome 11, iAphHyp1.2, whole genome shotgun sequence DNA segment above includes these coding regions:
- the Kdsr gene encoding 3-dehydrosphinganine reductase, whose protein sequence is MFLYIILGLALVVCILLMILHRCLEKKTVYRDLKNKHVVITGGSSGIGKAIASEAAKLGAHVTIIGRDLQKLILAVSDISAHCKPYSGQKIQYASLDVTADYSSIEKSFSKIEVDVGPIFMLINCAGMCICGQFDKMKVEDIKQMIDLNYFGTAYPTRYVLPKMKERDEGLIVFVSTEAAMLGIYGYSAYGAAKWAVRGLAESIFMELVGTNVRLTLAFPPDTDTPGFKNEELTKPKETKLISGSGGLHSAEEVGRKLIRDALNGKTYSVFGFSGHLLSILYCGTIESVTQVVLQILSLGLIRAIMVAVQLSFHKIVRDGLLEKQSVEEEKEKAQ